A single region of the Peromyscus eremicus chromosome 16_21, PerEre_H2_v1, whole genome shotgun sequence genome encodes:
- the Znf451 gene encoding E3 SUMO-protein ligase ZNF451 isoform X1 has product MGDPGPEIIESVPPAGPAASEATPDENEDDIQFVSEGPLRPVLEYIDLVSSDDEEPSTSHSDRMPESKVPPSENHRPEMCSSCSVPLPIGDSSSSSGSCANSPQRIVSQPSSVENQLENQKNDQNNSDINISETETLKSQNYQTLPSSSLLVPQESLAFSEVKEDLPITMSSASQNGQDAILYLQTQVAEMSRVIRDLQSRSCFRFHHSRPSENSSVPWDISTSKEDSLSTVEEEADCKSPSADDKGQPADPMQSSFTGLLKRMEQRGVIKRVTLQSEADTCEGKPDWMTSKKRLVPPLHPLLRIATTEVFKDPADCHPSSFMGHRVYPVAKDTSPFQPNPPAEGPIIDVLEHSKRGNTTSPLDSTSKEMEVMGCRFYHAASIAARAASYMAYMTQYQRKLWEDMEDLVHDPEFDRGKARCIISDGMDAGLWQLCTTRDIMDSVVRVMAMAVDYRRQAWLRLTSLTKKTQEKILHLPFDGTSLFGQDVNAIVAEDNSIKENEYKDHNKYYTQHRYFYSHDQKAHYHNRGYSKGDWYKPRNHPYRYRKKGDSPERHGYKN; this is encoded by the exons GAAGGACCATTAAGACCTGTTCTTGAATATATTGATCTGGTCAGCAGTGATGATGAAGAGCCTAGTACCTCTCATAGTGAT AGAATGCCTGAATCTAAGGTGCCACCCTCTGAGAATCATCGCCCAGAAATGTGCTCTAGCTGCAGTGTTCCTCTTCCCATTGGAGACAGCAGCTCCTCCTCTGGGAGTTGTGCCAACAGTCCGCAAAGAATAGTTTCTCAACCCTCTTCTGTTGAGAACCAATTGGAGAACcagaaaaatgatcaaaataattCAGATATTAATATCTCTGAAACAGAGACACTTAAATCACAAAATTATCAGACTCTGCCTTCATCATCACTTCTGGTCCCCCAAGAGTCTTTGGCTTTTTCTGAGGTCAAAGAAGATTTACCTATCACGATGTCTTCAGCTTCACAGAATGGACAGGATGCCATCCTGTATCTCCAGACACAAGTGGCTGAGATGTCCCGAGTCATACGTGATCTGCAGTCCAGGAGTTGTTTTAGATTTCATCATTCTAGGCCAAGTGAGAACTCGTCTGTTCCTTGGGATATCTCCACCTCTAAGGAGGACAGTTTATCCACAGTTGAAGAAGAGGCTGACTGCAAGTCTCCATCAGCTGATGACAAAGGGCAGCCAGCTGACCCCATGCAGTCGAGTTTCACGGGTCTTTTGAAGAGAATGGAACAAAGAGGTGTTATAAAGAGGGTGACATTACAGTCTGAAGCCGACACATGTGAGGGGAAGCCTGATTGGATGACCTCTAAAAAACGTTTGGTTCCTCCCTTGCATCCACTTTTGAGAATTGCCACCACTGAAGTTTTTAAAGACCCTGCTGATTGCCATCCTTCTTCCTTCATGGGACACAGGGTATATCCTGTGGCCAAGGACACATCTCCTTTCCAGCCAAATCCACCAGCTGAGGGACCCATTATAGATGTACTAGAACATAGCAAAAGAGGAAACACGACATCTCCTTTAGACTCTACCTCAAAGGAAATGGAAGTCATGGGCTGTAGGTTCTACCACGCTGCTTCCATTGCAGCCCGAGCTGCCAGCTATATGGCCTATATGACTCAGTATCAGCGTAAACTCTGGGAAGACATGGAAGATCTGGTTCATGATCCGGAGTTTGATCGTGGAAAAGCAAGGTGTATAATATCTGATGGCATGGATGCAGGACTTTGGCAGCTTTGTACCACCAGGGACATAATGGACTCTGTAGTCAGAGTTATGGCCATGGCAGTAGACTATAGAAGACAAGCCTGGCTTCGACTCACATCTCTAACAAAGAAAACCCAGGAGAAGATCTTACACTTGCCCTTTGATGGTACATCTCTTTTTGGACAAGATGTGAATGCTATTGTTGCAGAAGACAATagtattaaagaaaatgaatataaagaTCACAATAAATACTATACTCAGCATCGATACTTTTATAGTCATGATCAGAAAGCACATTATCACAACAGAGGGTACTCCAAAGGGGATTGGTACAAACCCCGGAATCACCCTTATAGATACAGAAAAAAGGGAGACTCTCCAGAGCGACATGGGTATAAAAATTAA